In a genomic window of Chaetodon trifascialis isolate fChaTrf1 chromosome 8, fChaTrf1.hap1, whole genome shotgun sequence:
- the calcoco1a gene encoding calcium-binding and coiled-coil domain-containing protein 1: MEKAWLVEFRNVGCSYFPQSRVDCHYTLSSQHNWASNDWIGLFKVGWSSVKDYHTFVWALVPPDYQEGTDVNCCVHFQASYLPKPNSQEYEFVYISAKGEVCSRSSKFTFCAPKPLEDLVTLEEEQHGEDGGTDMLLVVPRAELLQCRLQECLRERAEMLQVQEVTNRQREKEKVEYKRAKEAWDRRRRELESDIARLQEELKESGEKIEEMEKKQKEEQALGESLAQEKSTLLDAREESKVRIKELEEDIKTLTQRTVERETELERMKERAKRAGAQRKEEESERKSLQTKLEQTEGELRSLSKEFQGLRTSLAQRDTSVLQLQSTITTLTQKLTTAHRKEAESEATLKEMRSLRERLNTAERAAEGLKSDLSAMVAQRDHGQAELHQARLQAAQLTLQLADSSLALREERACWSQERQNLQRTAEKDHERLEKLSTEMQRMEERLQEERMERVKLEVELGREKDCNRVQLSETRRELQELKASLRVAQKEKEQLLAEKQDLMEYICQLEQKMGTVASAKWSVASSASAGRPGSALSDSEDENPEALQPLRPPRPLGHYSLCEQGEPDSSLLATPPPSPREVERTVVVINQPAPLSSPHQPSADTVAHSSDSEEESDPLQCGRHSSGEETALLLPEHTDAVLSDLADTSLW; the protein is encoded by the exons ATGGAGAAGGCTTGGCTGGTGGAGTTCAGAAACGTGGGCTGCAGTTACTTCCCTCAGAGCCGAGTCGACTGCCACTACACACTGAGCTCACAGCACAACTGGGCCAGCAATGACTGGATAGGGCTCTTTAAG GTGGGATGGTCATCAGTGAAGGACTACCACACATTTGTTTGGGCGCTGGTCCCACCTGACTATCAAGAGGGCACAGATGTCAACTGCTGTGTGCACTTCCAGG CCTCCTACCTACCAAAGCCCAACTCCCAAGAGTATGAGTTTGTATATATCAGTGCAAAGGGGGAAGTGTGCTCCCGCAGCTCCAAATTCACTTTCTGTGCTCCCAAGCCACTTGAGGATCTGGTGACCCTTGAGGAGGAGCAGCatggagaggatggaggcaCCGACATGTTGCTGGTAGTGCCCAGGGCTGAACTGCTGCAG tGTCGGCTGCAGGAATGCCTGCGAGAGCGCGCTGAGATGCTGCAGGTGCAGGAGGTGACaaacaggcagagggagaaggagaaggtggAGTACAAGAGGGCGAAGGAGGCCTGGGACAGACGACGCAGAGAGCTAGAAAGTGATATTGCCAGGCTGCAGGAAGAGCTgaaggagagtggagagaagatcgaggagatggagaagaagcagaag GAGGAGCAGGCTTTAGGAGAATCACTAGCCCAGGAGAAAAGTACTTTATTGGATGCGAGGGAGGAGAGCAAAGTGCGAatcaaagagctggaggaggataTCAAAACCCTGACACAGAGAACtgtggaaagagagacagagttgGAAAG GATGAAGGAAAGAGCAAAGAGGGCTGGAgctcagagaaaagaagaggagagtgagagaaagagccTGCAG aCCAAGCTGGAACAGACGGAGGGTGAACTCCGGAGCCTGTCTAAGGAGTTCCAGGGCTTGAGGACTTCGCTGGCCCAGAGAGACACAAGTGTCCTGCAGCTCCAAAGCACCATCACCACCCTCACCCAGAAACTCACCACTGCCCACAGGAAAGAG GCGGAGAGCGAGGCAACACTGAAGGAGATGCGTAGCCTGCGGGAGCGTCTGAACACGGCTGAGCGTGCTGCAGAGGGCTTGAAGAGCGACCTGAGTGCCATGGTAGCGCAGAGGGATCACGGGCAGGCTGAACTGCATCAGGCTCGTCTGCAGGCTGCCCAGCTCACCCTTCAGCTCGCAGATTCCAGTCTGGCcctgagagaggaaagagcCTGCTGGTCCCAGGAGAGACAGAATCTGCAGCGTACTGCTGAG AAGGACCACGAGCGTCTGGAGAAACTCAgcacagagatgcagaggatggaggagaggctgcaggaggagaggatggagagagtgaaGCTGGAGGTTGAGCTTGGGAGAGAAAAGGATTGCAACCGG GTCCAGCTGAGTGAAACCCGCAGGGAGCTCCAGGAGCTGAAGGCCAGCCTGAGGGTCGCCcagaaagagaaggagcagCTACTTGCAGAGAAACAG GACTTGATGGAGtacatctgtcagctggagCAGAAGATGGGAACAGTGGCCAGTGCCAAGTGGAGCGTTGCCTCGAGTGCTTCTGCAG GGCGGCCTGGCAGTGCATTATCTGACTCTGAGGACGAGAACCCAGAGGCTTTGCAGCCCCTCCGTCCACCAAGACCTCTGGGACACTACAGCCTGTGTGAGCAGGGCGAGCCTGATTCCTCGCTCCTGGCAACCCCTCCTCCCTCGCccagggaggtggagaggaccGTGGTGGTCATCAACCAGCCTGCCCCGCTCTCCTCGCCGCACCAGCCCAGCGCCGACACCGTGGCGCACAGCTCTGATTCG GAGGAGGAATCTGATCCACTTCAGTGTGGAAGGCACAGCtctggagaggaaacagcaCTTTTGCTGCCTGAGCACACGGACGCTGTTCTCAG TGATCTGGCCGACACCTCGCTATGGTAA
- the rarga gene encoding retinoic acid receptor gamma-A isoform X2: MFDCMEALGMGPRQLYDVTSRGGCMLRKASPFFAGLDPFAWTGSASVQSVETQSTSSEEMVPSSPSPPPPPRIYKPCFVCQDKSSGYHYGVSSCEGCKGFFRRSIQKNMVYTCHRDKNCQINKVTRNRCQYCRLQKCFEVGMSKEAVRNDRNKKKKDVKEEVVLPESYELSGELEELVNKVSKAHQETFPSLCQLGKYTTNSSSDHRVQLDLGLWDKFSELSTKCIIKIVEFAKRLPGFTTLTIADQITLLKSACLDILMLRICTRYTPEQDTMTFSDGLTLNRTQMHNAGFGPLTDLVFAFAGQLLPLEMDDTETGLLSAICLICGDRMDLEEPQKVDKLQEPLLEALKIYARRRRPNKPHMFPRMLMKITDLRGISTKGAERAITLKMEIPGPMPPLIREMLENPEAFEDQTESNDSPPPPPPPPPPPPALVLKQEAEDEEDSWATENGSEPSPEEEDEDDDDDGGDEERDRGSDSEGEPWGVLDATDL; the protein is encoded by the exons CGGTGGAGACCCAAAGCACCAGCTCAGAGGAGATGGTACCCAGTTCTCCGTCTCCACCTCCCCCACCTCGTATCTACAAGCCATGCTTTGTGTGCCAGGACAAGTCCTCAGGGTACCACTACGGTGTCAGCTCCTGTGAGGGCTGCAAG GGTTTCTTCCGCCGCAGTATCCAGAAGAACATGGTGTACACCTGCCACAGAGACAAGAACTGTCAGATTAACAAGGTCACACGCAACCGTTGCCAGTACTGCAGGCTGCAGAAGTGCTTTGAGGTCGGCATGTCCAAAGAAG CGGTGCGCAATGAcagaaacaagaagaagaaggatgtgaaggaggaggtggtgctTCCAGAGAGCTATGAGCTAAGCGGAGAGCTCGAGGAGTTGGTCAATAAAGTCAGCAAAGCTCACCAAGAAACCTTCCCGTCACTTTGCCAATTGGGCAAATACACCACC aactCCAGCTCAGACCACCGTGTTCAGCTGGATCTGGGTTTATGGGACAAGTTCAGTGAGCTCTCCACCAAATGCATCATTAAGATTGTGGAATTCGCCAAGCGGCTGCCAGGTTTCACCACCCTCACCATTGCTGACCAGATCACTCTACTGAAGTCAGCCTGCCTGGATATACTG ATGCTGAGGATCTGCACACGCTACACCCCAGAACAGGACACTATGACCTTCTCAGATGGCCTGACTCTGAACCGGACTCAGATGCACAATGCCGGCTTTGGACCTCTCACAGACCTGGTGTTTGCCTTTGCTGGCCAGCTTCTACCGCTGGAGATGGATGACACAGAAACTGGCCTCCTCAGTGCCATCTGCCTCATCTGTGGAG ACCGTATGGATCTAGAGGAGCCCCAGAAAGTGGATAAGCTGCAAGAGCCTCTACTTGAGGCTCTGAAGATCTACGCTCGCCGCCGTCGCCCCAACAAACCTCACATGTTCCCCCgcatgctgatgaagatcacCGACCTCAGGGGCATCAGCACTAAGG GTGCAGAGAGAGCCATCACTCTGAAGATGGAGATCCCAGGGCCAATGCCCCCTTTGATCAGGGAGATGCTTGAGAACCCAGAGGCCTTTGAGGACCAAACAGAGTCCAACGATAGCCCACCGCCTCCGCCCccgccaccaccacctccaccagccCTGGTCCTGAAGCAGGaagctgaggatgaggaggacagcTGGGCCACAGAGAACGGCAGCGAGCCATCgccggaggaggaggacgaagacgaCGACGATGACGGTGGGGACGAAGAGCGTGACAGGGGCTCGGACAGTGAAGGGGAGCCCTGGGGGGTTCTGGATGCCACagatctttag